The stretch of DNA AAACCCCCATATGACCTCCAAGGCATGGCCCACATGTCGGTGTGGAGACAACTGCACTTGCCTCGAGGAATATCTCAAGAAGTCCCTCTTTCATAGCCTCTCTGTAGATTCTCTGTGTAGCAGGGATTACTATAAGCCTTGTGTCAGGATGAACCTTTCTGCCTTTTAGAATCATTGAAGCCTCACGAAGGTCTTCAAGCCTTCCATTTGTGCAACTGCCTATAACCACCTGGTCTATTTTTATCCCTGAAAGCTCTTTTGCAGGCTTTGTGTTTGATGGAAGATGCGGGCAGGACACTGTTAATGGTATCTTTGAGCAGTCGTATTCTTTCACATCCGCATAAATCGAGCCTTTATCCGATGTATAAAACTTATATGGTCTTTTTGCCCTTTCTTTTACATAAGCCTCTGTAATTGCATCAGGTATGATGATACCTGATTTAGCTCCTGCCTCTATTGCCATATTGCACATAGTAAGCCTTCCGTGCATTGGAAGGCTCACTATAGCTTCTCCTTCGAGCTCCATTGCCATATAAAGGGCTCCGTCAACTCCAATGTCACCTATCGTATGAAGTATAAGGTCTTTTCCAGAGACCCATTTCACGGGCTTTCCATAATATATAAACTTCATGGACTTGGGAACCTTAAACCAGCACTCTCCAGTTGCCATTGCAAAGGCTATGTCAGTTGAGCCCATGCCTGTTGAAAACGCACCTAATGCACCATATGTGCATGTGTGGCTGTCTGCGCCTACGATGACCTCTCCGGGAAGGACAAGACCCTCCTCAGGCAAGATGGCATGCTCTATGCCCATTCTTCCTACCTCAAAGTAATGACTTAGATTGTAGTTCTTTGCAAAATCCCT from Nitrospirota bacterium encodes:
- the leuC gene encoding 3-isopropylmalate dehydratase large subunit, whose amino-acid sequence is MTITEKILAEHAGKKELSPGELIIAKVDFVLANDITAPIAISEFKKTGAKEVFDKDRVAFVPDHFAPAKDIKAAEQCKQLRDFAKNYNLSHYFEVGRMGIEHAILPEEGLVLPGEVIVGADSHTCTYGALGAFSTGMGSTDIAFAMATGECWFKVPKSMKFIYYGKPVKWVSGKDLILHTIGDIGVDGALYMAMELEGEAIVSLPMHGRLTMCNMAIEAGAKSGIIIPDAITEAYVKERAKRPYKFYTSDKGSIYADVKEYDCSKIPLTVSCPHLPSNTKPAKELSGIKIDQVVIGSCTNGRLEDLREASMILKGRKVHPDTRLIVIPATQRIYREAMKEGLLEIFLEASAVVSTPTCGPCLGGHMGVLAKGETALATTNRNFIGRMGHPESKVYLSNPAVAAATAIMGRIAVPEEIGI